CGCTCGAGGAAGTCCGGGCATCCGTTGTTGTTTCGATCCAGAACCCAAAGCACCAGGCGGATGACGCGGAAGATCAAAAGTAACTTTTCCATGATTCACCTACTAAAAAAATTTTTCGTTACAGCTTGCAAGCCGGTAAACAGGATAAAGGGGGTCTTATGGACTGTCAATAAAAAAAATTAAGAGATACACGGGAACAACGAGGGGGAAGGCGACAAGGATCGGCGGGAACTGGCGCGGCTGGCGCCGGATGAGCGGGCTGTCAGAAGGGGCACGGCGGCCGCTGTGCGGCCGCTGGGCAGGGCTTCCCCCCCGGCTACGATAGACGGGGGGGACGGGGGGAAAGCCCCGTTAAAACAGCACAGGCGAAGCCTGACCGAATTATTTACCCCCCGACGAGCCGGGGGGTAGGGGGGACGGGTCAAAGCCCCCCCCGCGAAAGCGGGGGGGGCGCGTAAATAACCAGCGGCAAAAATCAGCAAAGGACGTGCCGAGGGGGCCGGGGTGAATCGGCGCGGCTGGTGTCTTTGAGGGGTTTCCCCCCCTTCAAGTGGATTTCACCCCCATCCTTAGAGGAAGTGGCCTCGGAAGGGGGGGAAGTTTGAAGGGGGGGAAACCACGGCAGAAACCAGCTTTCCTTTGCTTTTTGCCGTATTCCGATTCCTTTTAGCGGGCTGGTCAGGCGGCTGAATCCGGCTACTGAACACAGAATCAGACGCCTGGGCGGCCCGCTAAAATAAATTAGTGCCGAGTCTTCGAGTCCTCATCAGCAGGGATCGGGGCGGCGTGAGCCCCGATCGGCCGCCGCTCCGGCGGCCGAAACAGCAGGGGCTCGGGGGCGGCCGCCCCCGAGCGGCCGCCGCTTCGGCGGCCGCCACCGCCCGGAACGACGGGGGAGCCAGCGAACAAGAAAACGCCCGCACGCGACCGGGCGGCGGGGGGTTCGGGGGGGGCCAAAGACCCCCGGCCGCGGCGAGCTGCGGCTACGACGCCGGGGCCGGGGGCGACGCCCCCCCCGTTTAGCGACGCGAAGCGAACGAACCGAACAGACGCCGACAGCGAGTCCAGCCGCCGGAGCCGCGACCGGGCCTCCGTGCACGCTCCATAGGCGACCGGGCCCGGCCGCCGGCAGGCTACGGCCGGGGGGCGACCAGCAGGGGCAGCGAGCCGCAACCCGCTATGGCGGGGGGCGGCTCGCGGTGCGGATGCGCTGTGCCTGGGGGGCGGCCAGCAGGGGCAGCGAGTCGCAACCCGCTATGGCGGGGGGCGGCTCGCGGTGCGGATGCGCCGTGCCTGGCGTACGTGGCGGAGGCGGAGGGGGGAAAAAAACAAAAAAAAGTAAAAAAATAAAAAATGAAAAAGTTAAAAAATAAAAAATTCAAAAAAAATTTTTTAAGAAAAAAAAATAAAAATCAACGATACGAGGGGAACATCTAATTTTCGGCGAAGGCGGAATAAGCTGGCTATTGGCGTGTGCTGGGCGTGTGCTGGGCGTGTGCTGGGCGTGTGCTGGGCGTTTATAATGTGCGTGTGATTGGGGATGATGGCTCGAATTTCAAAAAAAGTGAAAGACGGTTAAACGATCAGAGCTGACGGATCATATTTGATTTTAACTTGAATGTTACCAGAACCGTCACAGAGTTTGAGAACTTTGGAATGTGAAGATATCGTGAATTGATCTCCCAAAACCTCCGCAGGATCAACCATAGAATAATCACGCGTGAGGGTCACCGCCTCAATCTGGTTGAAATCGGGATCTGCACCAAAATCGCTCATAGGCCAAACCCAATCTGAGCGGTACCGCCCTGAAAATCGTACCCGGCCGCAAATGTTAATTCATTCGACAATGTCAGATCCAACCAGTTAGTAGAACGGCCGCGAAAACATGGGAACGTCCAGCCGTAAAAATAAACCTCCAACAGCCAGAACGGCGGAGAATCGGCGTGCAGATAACAACCATAATACGGACTGAGATCATAGGACCAAAGGCAAACCGCCCCCCAGCCGTAACGGTCCTGAACCAAACCAAAATGCTTATTGATCCAGCTCATCGGATACGGCAAAGAGGCGGGATCGCGGGCGGTGACGCCGGAGACGTCAACGTGCATATACTTGGGCACCTTGCCGGAGTCAAAAGGGCCCGACGGCGTAAGAACGTACGCACAATCCGCACCGTATACCATAGGATCGATCACATTACCCATAATAAGCATCATACGAAAAAATCGGAGATGTGCCAGAAAAAACGCGCTCCAGGAGCGCCCAGGATCTACGATCGGCGGGCGGCCGGCACTGAAGGAGCGGGGATTTACAAGGGAAAAAAAGAAGGGCCGCCCGTAAGGGCGACCCGAAACAAGAGTCAGACAGGCCGAACGGCCGGTCAGGAAGTGCTAAACGAGCTGCGGTTGATCGACGCCCTTCGTTTTCGCCCGGCGCCGGGTTCGGGGACGAGTTACTCTCGCGCGAGGCTGGCGATAATTATTCTGGCAAGCCCGCGAACAAAACAGCGGCCGGGACCGATGGCGACCATCTACAAAATAATCACGACCGCAAGCCAAGCAAACGTGTTTGATAGAATTAACCATAAAAAACCTCCTTAAAAAAAATGAGTTAGAAATCCAGCACATTAACGTAATAGTTACAAACCATGCCTGAGACGATGAGGGCCTCGGGCAACAGCAGACAGCGGCCGAACACTTGTTCGGGATAGTAGTCAATTGACCACTGCTCCAAAAAGAAGAGACAATCGCTGCAACATTCCGGGCCGCATGCGGCCCGGAAATCAGCTTGAGAATTCGCCTCCGCGATCCCAGGCATTCGAGACATCGATACAGTACGAAAACGCTCGCTCGACGACATATCGCAGGGATGGCAGTTCATCCGGAAAGTAGTAGCAGGTTTCCCGCCAATCCTGCCCGTCGTTAAAGGATTTGACAATTTTGATCGAAAATTCGGGATAGGTCCCGCCGTGGTCGGACGGCTTTGCTTTAACCCAAATCTTTGCAGAAATTTTTCCCGCACGAAACGTTTCATCCGGTTTACGATGTTCATGGTTTGCATCCTGAGTGCTCATAAACTGCTCCTTTCCGAGTGATTTCGAAATGATCGTACTGAAACGATACGCATAACATCATCCACCCGGGCTCAATCCCATACTGACCGCCGAACAGGATATAATCAACATGGCAAAACGCCTCACGCCCCGTGTAACGGCGTTCGATCTGATCATACTCCTGCAGACAAAGACGATCGGACTCACGTAAGCCCGGATGGGTCCGATGGGGCAAAAATCGGAGCTTGCCCGATCGAATCAGCGAAAAGAAAAATTGACTGACTGTAATATCATGCTGCATAAATGGCCTCCTTAAACAGTGTATTACTTATAAAAATCTAACCAACCTTGTATGTACTGCTCCGCCACTAATTCAATAGGCGGCAAGGGGGGGGGCTCCGGCGGCGGCTCTGTGACAATGATCTCCATAGGTTCATCCTCCTGCCACGCTGTGAGCACGCGCCGGGAAACAAGATCATAAGGGGCATTACGATGCACGACCGAGAAAAAATCAATCCGGATCCAGTCGTCCGCGTCATCCGAACGGCGGGGGGACAACTGAACACCCTTCGCCGTTCCCCATGCCCCGACGATGCGGCGGCCTTTGAGGGCCGTCATAATCTCAAGAGCATCCGCCCGAGAAAAATCATCCAAACGACAAGGCGCCGATGCGTAACGGGCTACATAATCGGCCGCCTTCTTCGCGTCACGCACCTGGCGTATGTCAACGATTCGGCTCCCGTGGCTGGCGGTTCGCCAGGCGGATGATAGTTTGAATTTGTCGATATAACCACAGTCCGCGAGCACATGTAAATGAGGATGCCAACAGCCGTCGGACTTGCTTTTGGTGATCTGAAAAAACCAGATCCCGCCACGAAGGTGCCTGCGGATAAAGGGCTGACGCCGGAGCTCCCGGAAGGCCTTATAGAGCCCGTCAATCTGACCGTCAAGAGGTCCCGAAAAATGCTTGAGAGTAAATGTCAAGAACTTAGGTCGATCCAGCGATTTAATCCACGCGCCGGACGAATTAACTAACAGTGTCCGCTTTGTGCGGATGCAAAGAGGACACCATCGCAAGTTACACCGTGCACTGGCTACACGGACATGCCCGGTCTTTTTATGCTGTACAAACCACGCAAAAGTGCGACACGCATCATAAGACTGGGTAAGGTTGGTCCCGCATAGATGGTCGTGATCGACGTACAGAGACCGCGTCAAATCGATGGTCCGTCGGTTTCCGGAGATCAAAAAATCGCGATACGTGGGTAGGTCGTCAGACTGTACAGTTGTTTCTTTGGTATCAAGTTGAGGAGAAAAAACCTCGGCAGGACCGGCAAGAATCGGGTTTTGACAATGGTTTAGCATAACTGGCTTAGCAAGGGGTTTACCGCATTACGGAGAAATGAGGTCATTTTTACAGATTAACGCCGGCCAAAGAAGACATGTCATGGTGAAAAATTGGGGCCGGGACTGCCACATCCACGGCCCCTGCTAAACCTCATCTCTCACGGATGCCGCTCGGGTCGGTCCCCACCGGAGCCCTATCCTGCATCCGATGATAACAATATCGGCGAAAATTGCGGGAATGTCCAATAAAAAATACTAATAGTAGACCCGCGATCACCTAATACCGCCACCACGGAGGGAAAAACAGCCGCCGCAACCAATAACGGCTGCGACGGCTGATAGGTCCGCAGGGGTCCGTTACTCCGCCGTCAGGGGAATAGACATTCCAAAAGCATAATCACTGCCACCGGCGGTACGAAAGCACGGTGCAATGGGAGTGTAGTCTATACGCCACGGCGAGAGATAAAACGGCTGACCGTCAAAATCGAGCCGGTACTCGGTCGAAGAAAACCAATAACGAAAAACGCCCGGAATAGTGAAACCGTCGGAGTGGTATAAAACGACCGATTCAGCAGGCGGTGCTATACCGGTATCCATCGGCTGTGCAAAACGCAAGGCCGCATAAGACGGGGCCCCTGGCACATTGTGGTATACTCCGACCGGCGCCGGAAGGTCAGGCCCCAACTGATACGGCACCACAAAAGGGGGCCGATAGTCTCCCGTCAAGCCTGATAATGCGAGCCTCCACGAGGACTTTTTGGCCCTCCGCAACCGCGAAGGGGACCGAGACAGTCTGGGGTGAGGTTGGAGCCACGGCCGCACCAGCGATCGAGC
The DNA window shown above is from Kiritimatiellia bacterium and carries:
- a CDS encoding DUF3850 domain-containing protein, coding for MQHDITVSQFFFSLIRSGKLRFLPHRTHPGLRESDRLCLQEYDQIERRYTGREAFCHVDYILFGGQYGIEPGWMMLCVSFQYDHFEITRKGAVYEHSGCKP
- a CDS encoding protein rep, whose amino-acid sequence is MLNHCQNPILAGPAEVFSPQLDTKETTVQSDDLPTYRDFLISGNRRTIDLTRSLYVDHDHLCGTNLTQSYDACRTFAWFVQHKKTGHVRVASARCNLRWCPLCIRTKRTLLVNSSGAWIKSLDRPKFLTFTLKHFSGPLDGQIDGLYKAFRELRRQPFIRRHLRGGIWFFQITKSKSDGCWHPHLHVLADCGYIDKFKLSSAWRTASHGSRIVDIRQVRDAKKAADYVARYASAPCRLDDFSRADALEIMTALKGRRIVGAWGTAKGVQLSPRRSDDADDWIRIDFFSVVHRNAPYDLVSRRVLTAWQEDEPMEIIVTEPPPEPPPLPPIELVAEQYIQGWLDFYK